A genome region from Cervus canadensis isolate Bull #8, Minnesota chromosome 10, ASM1932006v1, whole genome shotgun sequence includes the following:
- the UCN3 gene encoding LOW QUALITY PROTEIN: urocortin-3 (The sequence of the model RefSeq protein was modified relative to this genomic sequence to represent the inferred CDS: deleted 2 bases in 1 codon) has product MLVPAPFLLVLLLLLGAPQAGLSQRSSKAGSSLSCLHTALLEAEKSQRKDTSLLIKRAFPALHRGDLGPGGQEEEDTEKRTFPGSGGGGGGGGAGSTRYKYPSQAQFQGRPSQDKAKSDRRTKVTLSLDVPTNIMNILFNIAKAKNLRAKAAANAHLMAQIGRKK; this is encoded by the exons ATGCTCGTGCCGGCCCCCTTCCTGCTGGTCTTGCTGCTGCTCCTCGGGGCCCCCCAGGCGGGCCTCTCCCAGAGGTCCTCCAAAGCCGGGTCCAGCCTCAGCTGCCTCCACACAGCCCTGCTCGAGGCCGAGAAGAGCCAGCGGAAGGACACATCGCTGCTGATCAAGCGGGCCTTCCCCGCCTTGCACCGCGGAGACCTG GGaccaggagggcaggaggaggaggacacagagaaaaggaCCTTCCCTGGCTCCGGGGGTGGCGGCGGGGGTGGCGGGGCTGGCAGCACCCGGTACAAATACCCGTCCCAGGCACAGTTCCAGGGGCGGCCATCCCAGGACAAGGCCAAGAGTGACCGGCGCACCAAGGTCACTCTGTCCCTGGACGTCCCCACTAACATCATGAACATCCTCTTCAACATCGCCAAGGCCAAGAACCTGCGAGCCAAGGCCGCCGCCAATGCCCACCTCATGGCCCAGATCGGACGGAAGAAgtag